A part of Capsicum annuum cultivar UCD-10X-F1 chromosome 6, UCD10Xv1.1, whole genome shotgun sequence genomic DNA contains:
- the LOC107873991 gene encoding F-box/LRR-repeat protein At3g59200-like, with translation MEGNNDSVDVTGDNRISKLPKPILHHILSFISSNDAARMSTVSKVCASAWNSLPYLNFGYIHYGSQHMHDVIDQILANRKKNNIPMQNFSLWLGYYHPRLSFVDNWIKILVACNIKQLNLREKPDNVYYSLPETIFSAKSLTVLSLEGFKIELPADEHLSLRYFNGLTSFQVGETLPKLKKVNLVNLANQENLGYDHSVLQLIDIAAINVEDLSINNHSHGNINAVRVTDCKTLKSFYLNCVDITDNWLEELFYSLQNLEKFDLT, from the exons ATGGAAGGGAACAATGATAGTGTAGATGTAACAGGTGATAATCGAATTTCCAAATTGCCAAAGCCAATTTTGCATCACATCCTGTCTTTCATTAGCTCTAATGATGCAGCACGAATGAGTACAGTGTCCAAGGTTTGTGCTAGTGCCTGGAATTCACTCCCCTACTTAAATTTTGGTTATATTCACTATGGATCACAACATATGCATGATGTTATAGATCAAATTCTAGCAAATAGGAAAAAGAACAATATTCCCATGCAAAACTTCTCTTTGTGGTTAGGTTATTATCACCCTCGTCTTTCTTTTGTTGACAACTGGATTAAGATACTCGTAGCTTGTAATATCAAACAGTTAAATCTAAGAGAAAAGCCTGATAATGTATACTACAGTTTGCCTGAGACAATATTTTCTGCCAAATCACTAACTGTGCTGAGTCTGGAAGGATTTAAGATTGAACTGCCTGCTGATG AGCATCTGTCTTTGCGGTATTTTAACGGACTCACCAGCTTTCAGGTTGGTGAAACTTTACCTAAACTGAAAAAGGTTAACTTGGTAAACCTGGCAAACCAGGAAAACCTGGGATATGACCATTCTGTACTCCAATTGATTGATATTGCAGCAATTAATGTCGAAGACCTTAGCATCAACAACCACTCCCATGGGAATATAAATGCTGTTAGAGTAACTGATTGCAAAACCCTCAAGAGTTTCTACCTCAATTGTGTGGACATCACGGACAATTGGTTAGAGGAACTATTTTACAGCCTACAAAATCTTGAAAAGTTTGATTTAACTTAA